The genomic region CATGTCCTTGCCAATTTAGACAAACTTGTGGTAAAATGCGCCAACGAATCTGGCGGTTACGGGATGTTAGTTGGCCCTCACGCCACACAGTCACAACGAGAAGAATTTGCCCAATTAATTAAAGCTAATCCGCGCAACTATATTGCCCAGCCGACACTTTGCCTGTCGCGAGTTCCTACAATAATAGGCGATCGCTTTGAGGGATGTCATGTGGACTTACGTCCCTACATTCTCTACGGTAAAGATATCTATGTACACCCAGGTGGTTTAACCCGCGTCGCCCTCAAAAAAGGTTCTTTAGTAGTTAACTCTTCCCAAGGCGGCGGATCGAAAGATACTTGGGTACTCGCTAATTAGGGGCTAGGGGCTAGGGGCTAGGGGGAAGAGAGGGGCTAGGGGCTAGGGGCTAGGGGCTAGGGGAAGAGAGGGGAAGAGAGGAGAAGGAATAGCGGAAAATATAAGTTAATTTTTACGGTTTGGGGTGTACTACTATGAGCATAAGCAGCTATCGAGATCTCAAGGTTTGGCAAGTCGGCATGGAAGTGGCAGACCAGATTTATCAGCTAACGGACAGCTTTCCAAAGCAGGAGATATACGGTTTAAGCAGTCAAATGCAACGGGCTGCTGTATCGATTCCTTCTAACATAGCTGAAGGACACGCGAGAAACTATACCAAGGAGTTCTTGCATCACATCTCCATCGCGCTGGGTTCGCTTGCCGAATTAGAAACTCAACTAATCATAGCTGCACGACGGCCTTATATTCAAAACAAGGCCGATATTGAAACACTTTTTCATAAGATGGAAGAATTGGGCAAAATGCTTCGCGGACTACAGAACTCTTTGGAAAATAAACTAAAAAGAGACAACAAACCGAGGACTGAAAACTAGCGAAAGATTTTTCCCCAGCCCCTCTCTTCCCTCTCTTTCCCTAATCCCTAATCCCTCTCTTCCCCTAATCCCTAATCCCTCTCTTTCCCTAATCCCTAATCCCTCTCTTTCCCTAATCCCTAATCCCTCTCTTCCCCTCTCTTCCCCTAGCCCCTAGCCCCTAGCCCCTAGCCCCTAAAAAAATGCTTAGTCGCGTTGCAGATTCTATCTACTGGCTTAATCGTTATGTTGAACGGGCAGAAAATATTGCTCGTTTTATCAATGCAAATGTCAATCTAATTCTGGATTCCCCTACGGGTGTGGCGCAGCAGTGGGAACCGTTGGTGCTGACCACTGGCGACTTGCCTGTATTTCAGAATCGTTACGGGGAAGCTACAGCCGAAAATGTAATTCAGTTTCTCACTTTCGATCGCGATAATGCCAACTCTATCATTTCCTGCCTTCGCTCTGCCAGAGAAAATGCTCGATCTATTCGAGAAATCATTTCTTCAGAGATGTGGGAACAGGTGAATACTTTTTATTTCATGGTGCAAGATGCAGCCGAAGGACAAGCCACTTTTGAACCGCAACATTTTTTTAAAGAAGTAAAACTGGCTAGCCACCTATTTGCTGGTGTGATGGATGCCACCATGACTCATAATGAAGGTTGGCATTTCGGTCAAATGGGGCGGTTTCTAGAACGCGCAGATAAAACTGCTCGAATTTTAGATGTGAAATATTTCCTGCTTCTACCTTCGGTAAAAGATGTAGGCACCACGCTGGATGAATTGCAGTGGATGGGATTATTGCGATCGGCTAGTGCTTACGAAATGTATCGCAAATGCCAACATCGCATTACACCAACTGGTGTGGCGGAATTTCTAATTTTAGATCGAGAGTTTCCGCGATCGATTCGATTTTGTCTGATGCAGGCGGAGCGATCTTTACATCAAATTACCGGATCTTCTCCCGGCACCTGGAGTAACCCCGCAGAACGTTCTTTGGGTCGATTGCGTTCTGAATTGGACTATTTATCCATTGAAGAAATCGTTCAAATGGGATTGCATGAATGTCTCAACGACTTGCAGCAGCAAATTTATGGCGTCGGCAACAACATTTTTGAAACCTTCTTTGCGTTAAAACCCATTAGTTAATTTTATGTCTAACAGGAATATCCCATGTCTATCGAACAGAAAAAAGAAATTGTCCTTCGATATTATGAGGAGTTCGACAATGGCAATTTAGACAAGATAGAGGATATGCTCAGTCCCAACTTTGTCGCTCATTTTCCCGGCTCGCCTGCATCGCTAAATCGCGAAAAATTTAAAGAGTTTTGCCTCATGTTCCGCTCCGCTTTCCCAGATATTCGCCACAGCTTTGAAGATATCCTTGTAGAGGAAGATAAAGTTGTCACCCGTGGGATATTTGCTGCCACCCATAAAGGAAAACTGCAAGGTTTCCCTCCAACAGGTAAGCAGGTTACGGTATCATTCATTCACATAGACTGCATTGTAGATGGAAAGATTGCGGAACATTGGGGAGAAGCTGACATGATGGGGATGTTGCAGCAACTCGGTACGATTATCTTGCCAATTCAGCTTGTTTTGCAGGGATTGAAAATTGGCGCGCTCGTCTTAACAGTTCTATGTCTCATCAGTTTCTTAATGACCAAATATTAACTGTCTGACTTAGTTAAAAATCTAAAACCTAAAATCAGGATGCGCTACCAAATCGTTCACACCACTACTTACATTTACGATCGAGCGGTCGTTTTAAATCCGCACATTATCAGGTTGCGATCGCGTTGTGATAGCACTCAGAAACTGCTTTCTTTTTTCCTGAAAATTGACCCGGAACCAATTGGTATTTCTCACATTACCGATTTAGACGGTAATGCCATACTGCAAACTTGGTTTGGTGGAACCGCAGATTATCTGAAAATCGAAGTACGCTCAGAAGTTGAAACTTATCGCACAAATCCTTTTGATTACCTACTAGAACCTTGGGCTTTAAGTCTGCCGATCGACTACCCAGCATCAATGTTATCCCAACTTCAGCCATATTTGCAACCGCAATATCAAATAAATGTAGACCCCGCAGTCATACAATTGGCTCAAGATATTGGTTTTGCAGCCGATAATCAAATCAGTACTTTTTTAATGCAACTAAATCAACGCATTTATGAGAATTGCCAATATATTAGGAGAGAAACCGGCGAACCGCTTCCTGGTGGCGTCACTTGGAACCAAAAATCAGGTTCTTGTCGCGACGTGGCAGTTTTGTTTATGGAAGCTTGTCGCGCCGTAGGTTTAGCTGCTAGATTTGTCAGCGGTTATCAAGAAGGAGATCCAGATCAAAAGGAACGAGATCTTCATGCTTGGGCGGAAGTATACTTGCCGGGAGCGGGCTGGCGAGGCTACGATCCAACTGTAGGGTTAGTAGTGAGCGATCGACATATTCCTTTAGTTGCCAGCGCATCTCCCAAGTATACCGCACCCATTTCTGGAAATTTTTTAGCTCCTGGAAACCAGTTAGATATGACAGCTAGCATATCCATTCAATCATTAGCGTAGGGTGCGTTCCCAACACCTTTCATTATATTATTTCCACGGCTAAATTGGAATCTGAATCGCAAATTCCGTCCCCTCTTCTGGCGCAGAAATACAACTCAGCTTACCTCCATGCTTTTCTTCCACAATCTGACGCGAAATAGACAACCCCAAACCTGTTCCTTTCCCCACTGCTTTCGTAGTAAATAAATGGTCAAATACCTGCTCTTTTACCTCATCTGACATTCCACTGCCATTATCTTTGATGCGAATAACGACAGCAGTTTCCGCTTCTAAAACTTCAGTGCGAATAGTAATCTGATTGGGATTGGCTGCAATTTCAGCAAAAGAACGCCCCTGATTTGCTTCATCCAAAGCATCGATCGCATTTCCCAAAATATTCATAAATACCTGATTCAACTGTCCGAAATAGCATTTTATTTGCGGAATTTCTCCATATTCCTTAATCACCTCAATCGCCGGACGAGTATCCTTTGCTTTCAATCGATATTGTAAAATCATCAAAGTACTATCAATACCCTCATGCAGATTGGCTAACACTTTCGTTGAGGTATCGGCGCGGGAGAAGTTTCGCAACGACCCACCGATCTCGCGAATCCGATCGGTCCCGGCTTTCATCGACGAGAGCATTTGCGGCAAATCTTCTAAAATATATTCTAACTCAATCTCTTCCGCTTTTTCCGTTATTTCTTCTCCTGGATTGGGGAATTTTTCTTGATACAATTGCAAGTATTCCAGCAAATCTTGGAGCGCCGTATTAGCCTGCTCGACGTTCCCAGCAATAAACCCGACTGGGTTGTTAATTTCATGGGCTAAGCCCGCCATTAAATTGCCCAAAACTGACATTTTTTCACTTTGAATCAGTTGCAGTTGCGCTGATTGTAACTCTTGTAGCGATTTTGCTAGTTGCTCCGCTTTTTCTCGCTCTCGCGCTTCCGATCGCTGCAAATCCTGATAAAGTCTGGCATTTTTTAGAGCGATCGCCGCTTGAGAACACAACACTTTTAACACTTCTAAGCGTTCTCGCGTAAAAGCTGCTTTGGTTAAGCAATTTTCTAAGTACAAAATTCCAATCAATTCACCTTGATTCAGCAGAGTTGCACACAAAATTGATTGGGGTTTATGTAATTGAATGTAATAATCATCTGTCCATGTTGTTGCCGCTGCTACATCATCAATTACTAAGGTTTTTTTGGTATGTTTGACATAGTTGACGATCTTTTCAGGAATCAATTGACTATCTTCTACTGTAATTGATGATAACAAGGCCCAAACAGGTTGTTTGAGTCTGCTGTCGGCATTAATAGTAGCAGCAATATACCATTGCTCGGATTCAGGTAAAATCAAAGAACCACTTGTAGCGCCAGCATTTTCCAACACTACTTGCATCACTGTTGTGAGTAACTTATCGAGTTCGATCTCATCGGAAAGGTTTTGAGATGCTTTGAGGACAGTTCCCAAATCAAAAATAACTGAAGTCTCCCAACTCGTAGAACTAACTGTATTAGTCTTAATATAAGTAAGTGTCTGACTAATTTTGGAGGTAGTTTTGGTCGCTGTCAGGATGGGAGCAAGTAATTGGGGATAGCGTGTTTCTAAATCATCTACTTTGGCTTTAGCTCCCCAACGAGCATAAGCATAGTAGGCTTTAGTAAGGTAGGCTTGTGCAATAAATTCTTTATGCAGAGATTCATAAAATTTTCCAGCTAATTCACAAGCGATCGCTTCTTCTTGGATATATTCATTTGCCGTTGCTCCTTCGATCGCCAAATCGTAATATTCCATCGCTTCAAAATCAGCCCCTACTACCCGCAAGCGTTCGGCTTCAACTAGGTGAAATTTATGTAAATAATTCATCGGGGCATAATCTGCCCATTTTTTCAATTTTTCTTGGTTAGCTATTACCCGATCGAGCAAAACATCTTGCTCGGATTTTACTCCATTAATTCCTAAAGCAAGCTGGACTAAAGAATCGTAAAAATGGAAGATAGGAATAGCGAACATTCCCGTTACTCCATCTAAATACTGAACAGCTATATTAGCATTTTCTAATGCTAAAGCATACTTTTCAAATAAATAGCCAAGAATCAGTTTATTTGAATAGAATATATGAAGTCCCAGTCGGTCATTAGCTTGAGTAAGAATCGGTAGTAATTGCTCCTCATCGCAGGCTTCACCTTGTAAATAGCATAGATTGGGAGAACGAGCGAGCAAATTTAAAATTGACTGCCGATACATTTCGTTCCAATAAAACGGAATTTGTTGCTTCAATTGCTTTATTGCTTGGCTATAGGTAGCCATCTTATTTTCCGTTTCCTCCAGTTCCTTACCCATATAATATGAATGGCAACATTCAAAGAAGGCGCAGTAAGCTGTAAATTCTAAATCTCCTGTTTCTAATCCACTTTGATATCCCGACCGCAAGTTTTCTAATGTCAATTTAAGATGATCTTTCCAATGTCTGATATATCCACAATCTACAGCGGAAATTTTGGCTTTTAGTTCCTGAACATTTAATTGAGACAGCAGTCGATTCGCCAATTTACCAAATTGATAACCCGACTCAATATCTTGGACGACACCACACAAAATTAGTCCGTAGCCAACATAAGCAAACGGAGAGAGATGACTATTACCATATTTAATTGATAAATTAACTTGTGCAAAAACAATTAAGGGATATAACTCAGGAGTAGTTTTAAATGTAGAAGGAGCTATACTTGATAAGATCGGCATTGCGGCTAACTTTTGTGGATCTGTCATAGCTGGCAAAGCGATCAAATCTTCTATATTTCTTTGCTGCAAATTTGCCGATGTTTCAGCTAAACCTTGCTGAATATCCGCTAAGGTTGGCCGTTCAGGAAAAGTTACTCCTAAAAGTTGCAAAATTTGCAGTCCCATATTAACTGACTCTTTGAGTCTAGTTTGCGCTGCACTGGCTAAAATTTTCACTTCATAAACTTTCATTTTATCTAACAGCGTTGTCGCGCATTTCAGTACTGTTTCAGCTAATTGAGTCATCTGCTCAAAATCAGTGCTGAAATAAGCGGCTTCTGTTGCTTCTAAGTACAGGTTTAAGGTTAGGTTATAATCAGTTTGCCAGCTATCAGTAGCTAGGAGTTCTCTGCCTACCGTTAAATATTTTAGGGCTGTCGCATAAGCCGTCGCGGCTTTGGCTTTGCAACCTGCCATTAAATTCAATTGTGCTAGTTTATCGCGATCGATTTGCTCGCTAATTAAATCTACACCATAATTTAATTGGTTGACAAGATCGAAGATTTTTTCTAACTGTTGCGCTTCTGGTGTATGCTTTAACAATAGCTGACCGATGTGGAAATGAGTTAGCTGTTTTTCGTTTTCATGGATTAATGAGTATGCTGCTTGTTGGACGCGATCGTGCAAAAATTTGTAACCTACTTTTGATTTATCAAAAAGTAGATTTACTTCGTTTTCTTGGTCAAATACGAGAGGTATTTTATAATCTTCACTCAAAGGTAAAATTAAACCCGCTTGTAAGGCAGGCCATAATTCATTGGCTGTATTTGAGTGGGGCCGATCGTTAACAATAGAAAGCACATCAAGAGTGAATCTGTCTCCTATGCAAGCTGCCAATTTTAATATTTGTTGTGTTGTTTCTGGCAGTTTTTCAATCCTACTTGCAACTAATTCTACTACGCTCTTATCGGCGATACCTATAGCTTGAATTTTATCTAAATTCCACTGCCAAGTAGCATTAACCAAGTCAAATCTTAGCAATTTTTCTTGAAACAGTGCTTGCAAAAGTTGGGTAATAAAAAAAGGATTTCCCCCGGTCTTGTTAAAGATTAGTTCAGCTAAGGTTTCGGACCGATCGCCCGTATCCAAAGTTTCCACAATCAACTGATTGACACGATCGAAATCTAAAGGTTGCACGATGATATTATTAACAACCCTACCTGCTTTTTCAATCTCGGCAATACTTTGGATCAAAGGATGAGTCGGACTGACTTCATTATCTCGATATGCTCCAATTAATAGGAGATATTGACTAGCAGCATTGGCTATCAGTAATTGCATTAAGTTTAATGAAGCCAAATCTGCCCACTGCAAGTCATCTAAAAAGATGACAAGCGGGTGTTCTTTTTGGGGAAAAACGCTGATAAATTCTTGGAAAACTCGGTTAAAACGGTTTTGCGCTTCCGCTGGGCCTAATTGCGGCACTTCTGGCTGAGAACCAATAATTAACTCGACTTCGGGAATAACATTAATAATAACTTGACCGTTATTGCCTACTGCTGCTAATAATTTGTCTTTCCAATTTAGGATTTTTACAGCACTTTCTGTAAGTAACTGCTGCATTAGCGATCCAAAAGCTTGAATCAAAGCGGCATAAGGAATGTTGCGTTTAAATTGGTCAAATTTACCGGCAATAAAATAGCCCCGTTGCTTGACTATGGGTTTATGAACTTCATTAATAACGGAGGTTTTGCCGATGCCGGAATAACCCGATACTAGGATCGTTTCACTGTTGCCATGCCCGACTCTAGCAAATGCAGTTAGGAGTTGATTAACTTCGGCTTCTCTGCCGTAAAGTTTTTGTGGGATTAGGAGTTGTCCAGCCCGGTCTAATTGTCCGGTAATAAAATTAGTAATTTTCCCTGTCGTCTGTAATAGGTGGTAACAAATTTCTAAATCTGCTTTAAATCCTTGGGGTGTTTGATATCGGTCTTCAGCATTTTTAGCCATCAATTTGAGGGTAATTTCTGAGATGGCTGGTGGAATTTGGGGATTTAATCGAGCGGGAGAAATTGGTTCTTTAGCAATATGAGAGTGTACGATTTCTAAGGGGTCGTTACTGCTAAAGGGTAATTGACCTGTGAGGAGTTCATAAAATGTGACGCCAAGGGAATAAAAGTCAGTGCGATAGTCGAGTCCTCGGTTCATCCTTCCGGTTTGTTCGGGAGACATATAGGCGAGGGTGCCTTCGAGAACGTTGAAATTTTGGATAGTTTGGGTTTCTCTGGGTAAGAGGGAAGCGATGCTGAAATCTATTAATTTAACTTCTTTAGTTTCGGGATGAATTAGGATATTTTGCGGTTTAATATCTTTATGGATAACTCGGTTTATGTATAGTCCTTCTAACATTTGGGCGATTTGGATCGCAATGGGGAAAAATTCATTAAGACTGAGAGGTTCGTTGCGGCGGTAGTCACTAAGGGCAATGCTACCATCGTCTGCCATTACTAATGCAAAACTGTTGCGGTAGTTTTCCAAACTTAGGGGTTGGACTACTCCGGGAATGTTGAGGTTTTTGGTAATGATGTATTGATTGCGAAACCGCACGAGTTCTGTAAAGCTGGGGTATTCGGCTTTGAGCAGTTTGACGATGACGGGTTTTGCTTGGGTTGTAGAAATTCCTCGATAGACTAGGGTTCTTGAGCCTTCGTAGATTTTTTCAAGTAGTTGGTAATTCGCTATGCCGACCATACTTCAGATCTCCTGGGTGAGATAATTTTTGATCTTACTCCCTTCGGTTGTGGAAGAATATGTATAGTTGGAGGGCGTTCGCTCTTCGGCGCGGATGCGCTTAGCATTGCGGAATAAATCTTAACTCAAAACCGAAACTTTAATTCCGCAATGCGGAGCCCCTACATAATCTTGTGGCGGGAAGGGAGTAACCATAGTTGAGCCTGTTCAAATGCTTGTGTAGTCTTGTCTACTATGATACTTTATTTTTTGCTTCGATCGCCAATTCAGGTTCTTCTCCTATCGCAGTCAACTAATGACTAATAGCACCACACTGATATACAAGGATGACCAATGACTAATGACTAATGACCAATGACCGATGACTAATGAAGTTATATTAATCAATCACAACATCTTCTTGAGATGATTCCTGATAGTATTGCCATTCGATATCTGGCATATGATCGAAAGCGTTTCTCAGCGACTCTTCCCACCACTTGCGAACCTTAGCTAGATAAGGATCTCCCAGACGCAATTGCAGTTTATGCCGAATAGCAAGAGCGTCAGTTTCGTACATTACCATGCTAATTGGTGGCCCGACAGAAATGTTTGACTTCATCGTCGAGTCGATCGAAAGCAGGGCACATTTAGCGCAGGCTTCTAAGGGGGTGTCAAAATTGAGGGTGCGGTCTAAAATTGGTTTGCCGTATTTAGTTTCACCTATCTGTAAAAAAGGTGTTTCCTGCGTAGCTTGAATAAAATTACCCTGGCTGTAAATCAGATAAAGTTCGGGTTCTTCTCCTCTAATTTGTCCGCCCAGGAGAATGCTGCATTTGAAATCGATGTTGTCTTTTTGTAACCAAGCTCTGTCTTGCTCCTGAATCTGGCGAATTTTGCTACCGATATAACGAGCAATTTCGTACAAATTTGGTAGGGAGTGAATATTGGCTTCTTCTTGAGCTTTGAGATCCTTGCGGATTAAGGTAAGCACTGCCTGGGTCATTGACAGGTTTCCCGAAGTACACATCAGAATCGCCCGCTCTCCAGGATAGGAGAAATCGAATAGTTTTTGGTAGGTTGAAATGTAATCTACACCCGCATTAGTGCGAGAGTCAGCAGCCATAACGAGACCAAAGCGGGTAATAATGCCAAGGCAATAAGTCATTCGATTTTGGATTTTAGATTTTGGATTTTAGATTTTGGATTGACTACAGGGATGAATCCGGCTGGCGACCAAACCAATAATTTCAAGGGTCATGAAGGTAGGAGTGTAAACAACATAGGGTGCGGGGTTGATGTGGTGAGGAGCGCGAGAGAAGAATCATTCTTTTGGTTGGTTACTTTTCCGATCTTACCCTTCGTCATTGTCCGATTGGTTATGATTAGCTGTGACTGTATCGGGAAGCGATCGCCTCAAAAGGTAAAGCCAAGCCAAACTTGCTAATCCCAGGACAATACCCACTATACTCACCATTTGAGCCATACGCAGAGGCCCTAGCATTAGGCTATCGGTTCGCAATCCTTCAATCCAGAAGCGACCGATGCTGTAAAACACAAGGTAAAGCAGTGCCAGGGTTCCCACCTTGAGGCGGGGATTTCCCTTCAGAGAGCGAAAGAAGAGGGTGAGCAGTATCCCAAACACCATTAAATCCCATAGGGACTCATAGAGGAAGGTGGGATGGAAGTATTCAAAATTTCTATATCCCGGCAGACGGCTCTCAAAGGGAATATAAACTTTCCAGGGCAAATCTGTGGGAGATCCGTAAGCTTCTGAATTGAAGAAATTGCCCCAGCGTCCGATCGCCTGACCTAGAATTAGAGAGGGAGCGACTAGATCTGCTAATTGCCAGAATGAGACTTTTTGAACTCGTGCAAAGATTAAAGCCGCTACTATGCCGCCCAAGATAGCACCGTGAATGGCAATACCACCTTTCCAAATGGCGATGATATCAGCTGGGTTCTTGGCGTATTCTGACCACTGAAATAATACGTAATAAAGTCGGGCGGAGGGAATTGCTCCAACCACAAGCCAGATTGCCAGTTCGCCCGGTAAGTCTGGGTTGATGTTACGGCGCTTGGCTAAGTACCCGGAAAGGGTTACCCCAATCAATACTGCTGAGGCGATCAACAGACCGTACCAGCGGATGGTTAGTGGCCCAAGCTGAAAGAAAATCGGCCCTGGAG from Argonema galeatum A003/A1 harbors:
- a CDS encoding four helix bundle protein produces the protein MSISSYRDLKVWQVGMEVADQIYQLTDSFPKQEIYGLSSQMQRAAVSIPSNIAEGHARNYTKEFLHHISIALGSLAELETQLIIAARRPYIQNKADIETLFHKMEELGKMLRGLQNSLENKLKRDNKPRTEN
- a CDS encoding alpha-E domain-containing protein: MLSRVADSIYWLNRYVERAENIARFINANVNLILDSPTGVAQQWEPLVLTTGDLPVFQNRYGEATAENVIQFLTFDRDNANSIISCLRSARENARSIREIISSEMWEQVNTFYFMVQDAAEGQATFEPQHFFKEVKLASHLFAGVMDATMTHNEGWHFGQMGRFLERADKTARILDVKYFLLLPSVKDVGTTLDELQWMGLLRSASAYEMYRKCQHRITPTGVAEFLILDREFPRSIRFCLMQAERSLHQITGSSPGTWSNPAERSLGRLRSELDYLSIEEIVQMGLHECLNDLQQQIYGVGNNIFETFFALKPIS
- a CDS encoding ester cyclase; the protein is MSIEQKKEIVLRYYEEFDNGNLDKIEDMLSPNFVAHFPGSPASLNREKFKEFCLMFRSAFPDIRHSFEDILVEEDKVVTRGIFAATHKGKLQGFPPTGKQVTVSFIHIDCIVDGKIAEHWGEADMMGMLQQLGTIILPIQLVLQGLKIGALVLTVLCLISFLMTKY
- a CDS encoding transglutaminase family protein → MRYQIVHTTTYIYDRAVVLNPHIIRLRSRCDSTQKLLSFFLKIDPEPIGISHITDLDGNAILQTWFGGTADYLKIEVRSEVETYRTNPFDYLLEPWALSLPIDYPASMLSQLQPYLQPQYQINVDPAVIQLAQDIGFAADNQISTFLMQLNQRIYENCQYIRRETGEPLPGGVTWNQKSGSCRDVAVLFMEACRAVGLAARFVSGYQEGDPDQKERDLHAWAEVYLPGAGWRGYDPTVGLVVSDRHIPLVASASPKYTAPISGNFLAPGNQLDMTASISIQSLA
- a CDS encoding trifunctional serine/threonine-protein kinase/ATP-binding protein/sensor histidine kinase encodes the protein MVGIANYQLLEKIYEGSRTLVYRGISTTQAKPVIVKLLKAEYPSFTELVRFRNQYIITKNLNIPGVVQPLSLENYRNSFALVMADDGSIALSDYRRNEPLSLNEFFPIAIQIAQMLEGLYINRVIHKDIKPQNILIHPETKEVKLIDFSIASLLPRETQTIQNFNVLEGTLAYMSPEQTGRMNRGLDYRTDFYSLGVTFYELLTGQLPFSSNDPLEIVHSHIAKEPISPARLNPQIPPAISEITLKLMAKNAEDRYQTPQGFKADLEICYHLLQTTGKITNFITGQLDRAGQLLIPQKLYGREAEVNQLLTAFARVGHGNSETILVSGYSGIGKTSVINEVHKPIVKQRGYFIAGKFDQFKRNIPYAALIQAFGSLMQQLLTESAVKILNWKDKLLAAVGNNGQVIINVIPEVELIIGSQPEVPQLGPAEAQNRFNRVFQEFISVFPQKEHPLVIFLDDLQWADLASLNLMQLLIANAASQYLLLIGAYRDNEVSPTHPLIQSIAEIEKAGRVVNNIIVQPLDFDRVNQLIVETLDTGDRSETLAELIFNKTGGNPFFITQLLQALFQEKLLRFDLVNATWQWNLDKIQAIGIADKSVVELVASRIEKLPETTQQILKLAACIGDRFTLDVLSIVNDRPHSNTANELWPALQAGLILPLSEDYKIPLVFDQENEVNLLFDKSKVGYKFLHDRVQQAAYSLIHENEKQLTHFHIGQLLLKHTPEAQQLEKIFDLVNQLNYGVDLISEQIDRDKLAQLNLMAGCKAKAATAYATALKYLTVGRELLATDSWQTDYNLTLNLYLEATEAAYFSTDFEQMTQLAETVLKCATTLLDKMKVYEVKILASAAQTRLKESVNMGLQILQLLGVTFPERPTLADIQQGLAETSANLQQRNIEDLIALPAMTDPQKLAAMPILSSIAPSTFKTTPELYPLIVFAQVNLSIKYGNSHLSPFAYVGYGLILCGVVQDIESGYQFGKLANRLLSQLNVQELKAKISAVDCGYIRHWKDHLKLTLENLRSGYQSGLETGDLEFTAYCAFFECCHSYYMGKELEETENKMATYSQAIKQLKQQIPFYWNEMYRQSILNLLARSPNLCYLQGEACDEEQLLPILTQANDRLGLHIFYSNKLILGYLFEKYALALENANIAVQYLDGVTGMFAIPIFHFYDSLVQLALGINGVKSEQDVLLDRVIANQEKLKKWADYAPMNYLHKFHLVEAERLRVVGADFEAMEYYDLAIEGATANEYIQEEAIACELAGKFYESLHKEFIAQAYLTKAYYAYARWGAKAKVDDLETRYPQLLAPILTATKTTSKISQTLTYIKTNTVSSTSWETSVIFDLGTVLKASQNLSDEIELDKLLTTVMQVVLENAGATSGSLILPESEQWYIAATINADSRLKQPVWALLSSITVEDSQLIPEKIVNYVKHTKKTLVIDDVAAATTWTDDYYIQLHKPQSILCATLLNQGELIGILYLENCLTKAAFTRERLEVLKVLCSQAAIALKNARLYQDLQRSEAREREKAEQLAKSLQELQSAQLQLIQSEKMSVLGNLMAGLAHEINNPVGFIAGNVEQANTALQDLLEYLQLYQEKFPNPGEEITEKAEEIELEYILEDLPQMLSSMKAGTDRIREIGGSLRNFSRADTSTKVLANLHEGIDSTLMILQYRLKAKDTRPAIEVIKEYGEIPQIKCYFGQLNQVFMNILGNAIDALDEANQGRSFAEIAANPNQITIRTEVLEAETAVVIRIKDNGSGMSDEVKEQVFDHLFTTKAVGKGTGLGLSISRQIVEEKHGGKLSCISAPEEGTEFAIQIPI
- a CDS encoding proteasome-type protease, whose protein sequence is MTYCLGIITRFGLVMAADSRTNAGVDYISTYQKLFDFSYPGERAILMCTSGNLSMTQAVLTLIRKDLKAQEEANIHSLPNLYEIARYIGSKIRQIQEQDRAWLQKDNIDFKCSILLGGQIRGEEPELYLIYSQGNFIQATQETPFLQIGETKYGKPILDRTLNFDTPLEACAKCALLSIDSTMKSNISVGPPISMVMYETDALAIRHKLQLRLGDPYLAKVRKWWEESLRNAFDHMPDIEWQYYQESSQEDVVID
- the lgt gene encoding prolipoprotein diacylglyceryl transferase, with amino-acid sequence MDFGISILPLAFQFASPGPIFFQLGPLTIRWYGLLIASAVLIGVTLSGYLAKRRNINPDLPGELAIWLVVGAIPSARLYYVLFQWSEYAKNPADIIAIWKGGIAIHGAILGGIVAALIFARVQKVSFWQLADLVAPSLILGQAIGRWGNFFNSEAYGSPTDLPWKVYIPFESRLPGYRNFEYFHPTFLYESLWDLMVFGILLTLFFRSLKGNPRLKVGTLALLYLVFYSIGRFWIEGLRTDSLMLGPLRMAQMVSIVGIVLGLASLAWLYLLRRSLPDTVTANHNQSDNDEG